The following coding sequences lie in one Rutidosis leptorrhynchoides isolate AG116_Rl617_1_P2 chromosome 4, CSIRO_AGI_Rlap_v1, whole genome shotgun sequence genomic window:
- the LOC139842716 gene encoding uncharacterized protein, whose translation MSNGHSKWSIKYIVHLDEAMRSFPENWVYPYKLVSIDVWCIDLGEREEDSFMVIDLGGTIMQYKIMSNTLHKLPLNTSTCHAKWNAIGVLNDIVSARDLYDARLSNDLKVAELIQGNKWVWPEDWLIIFPRLQMLQVPFFSANMKDEVVWVTNEGCRTAQAWKDLRESSNTIRWHHLVWFSCSNPKQSLFLWLAIQGKLMTHDRMLRWNANGNYACPLCGTCPDSHSHLFFECVYSKKIWITMKKKLLFRGLSNNLMDIVQTLANYHFKKDIWGVINRFTVAVAAVVYHIWHERNRRIFNKPPRNENDLIKSIKYNIELQLLTLNVKEKKSVKIAAK comes from the exons ATGAGTAATGGGCATTCTAAATGGTCGATCAAGTACATTGTTCATCTTGATGAAGCAATGAGATCGTTTCCTGAAAATTGGGTGTACCCTTATAAGTTGGTTTCGATTGATGTTTGGTGCATTGATTTAGGCGAAAGAGAAGAGGATTCATTCATGGTTATTGATTTAGGTGGAACGATTATGCAATATAAAATCATGTCAAATACTCTACACAAGCTCCC GTTAAACACCTCTACTTGCCATGCTAAGTGGAATGCTATTGGTGTTTTAAATGATATTGTTAGTGCTAGAGATCTTTATGATGCAAGGCTATCAAATGATTTAAAAGTGGCTGAATTGATTCAAGGTAATAAATGGGTGTGGCCTGAAGATTGGTTAATAATATTTCCTAGGCTGCAAATGCTTCAGGTTCCTTTTTTTAGTGCAAATATGAAAGATGAAGTGGTGTGGGTAACTAATGAAGGGTGCAGAACTGCACAGGCATGGAAAGATTTAAGGGAAAGTAGTAATACCATAAGGTGGCATCATCTGGTGTGGTTTTCATGTAGTAACCCAAAGCAATCCTTATTCTTGTGGTTGGCTATTCAAGGTAAACTCATGACACACGATAGGATGTTGAGGTGGAATGCAAATGGTAACTATGCTTGTCCTCTTTGTGGTACATGCCCAGATTCTCACTCACATTTGTTTTTTGAATGTGTTTATTCCAAAAAGATTTGGATTACTATGAAAAAGAAGTTGCTGTTTAGAGGTTTGAGTAACAATTTGATGGATATTGTTCAAACCTTggcaaattatcattttaaaaaagaCATATGGGGTGTTATTAATCGATTCACTGTTGCTGTTGCTGCTGTGGTATACCATATTTGGCATGAAAGAAATAGGAGAATTTTTAACAAGCCTCCTAGAAATGAAAATGATTTGATAAAAAGCATCAAATATAATATTGAGTTGCAGTTGTTGACTCTAAATGTCAAAGAGAAGAAATCTGTGAAGATTGCAGCAAAGTAG
- the LOC139842715 gene encoding F-box protein At5g07610-like, protein MIRRFLNCVTGGGSSPYPVIEECSNKLVPSSMHAVESNDDLLIEILLRLLVISLVLFKSVSKCWLSIITNPYFTTLLRQNPKSNPVSGLYIDIEQPESSFVYDFVPLDIRVGQIIRSPSNINFRYEILQSCSGLLLCQEDYHYYVYNPTTNVFKKLPPCPISNGTTRMAYDPTKSSGTTRMAYDPTKSPHYKLAYARPQDYNDGLVLNIRIYTYSSETGIWSDCGDSDCHDRYWSQSYFSFLYHVIYWSNAIHWVDGSNHNKLSLEDLAITSVQAPGKKCYNHKLFESRGCLLSVCVCPHFSLDRGELKQLNV, encoded by the coding sequence ATGATACGCCGTTTTCTAAATTGCGTGACTGGAGGAGGTTCATCTCCATATCCTGTTATCGAAGAATGCAGTAACAAATTAGTCCCTTCATCCATGCATGCAGTTGAATCCAACGACGACCTTTTAATCGAAATCTTGCTCCGTTTACTAGTTATTTCACTTGTCCTATTCAAATCCGTATCCAAATGCTGGTTATCTATTATCACAAACCCTTATTTCACCACTCTACTACGCCAAAATCCTAAATCGAATCCTGTTTCTGGTCTCTATATTGATATTGAGCAGCCTGAATCATCCTTTGTATATGATTTTGTGCCGTTAGATATCAGAGTAGGTCAGATCATTAGATCTCCATCTAACATAAATTTCAGGTATGAAATTCTACAGTCTTGCAGTGGGTTGCTTTTGTGTCAAGAGGATTACCATTATTACGTTTACAATCCAACCACTAATGTGTTTAAGAAGCTTCCACCTTGTCCCATTAGTAATGGTACTACGAGAATGGCTTATGATCCTACAAAATCATCTGGTACTACGAGAATGGCTTACGATCCTACAAAATCACCTCATTACAAATTGGCGTATGCTAGACCTCAAGATTACAATGATGGTCTTGTTCTTAATATTCGAATTTATACTTACTCTTCGGAAACAGGAATTTGGAGTGATTGTGGTGATAGTGATTGTCATGATAGATATTGGTCCCAATCATATTTTAGTTTTTTATATCATGTAATATATTGGAGTAATGCTATACATTGGGTCGATGGTTCGAATCATAACAAGTTAAGTTTGGAGGATCTAGCTATCACAAGTGTACAAGCACCTGGGAAGAAGTGCTATAATCACAAGTTGTTCGAGTCTCGTGGTTGTTTGCTTAGTGTTTGCGTGTGTCCTCATTTTAGTCTTGATCGTGGAGAGTTAAAACAGTTAAACGTATAA